The Chryseolinea soli genome contains a region encoding:
- a CDS encoding YpdA family putative bacillithiol disulfide reductase translates to MNSESEYDLIIIGAGPIGLACGIEAAKAGLRYCILEKGCLVNSLYHYPLNMTFFSTSDRLEIGEVPFVSHGPKPVRSEALEYYRRVASTWKLHVNLYEPVLSIHNRQGAHEVVTSKGNYRSAAVILALGFYDLPYLLNVPGEELPKVKHYYDEPHPYYAQKIVVVGAANSAVDVALETFRKGAEVTMVIREKTIRESVKYWVRPDIENRIAEGSITAYFESEVLRINPTTVVIKTPQGEKTLENDFVLAMTGYQPPFAFMRACGITFHDDAFHTPVYNEETMETNVENLYLAGVMVGGLKTNKWFIENSRVHAVMIVDALKKKFVRL, encoded by the coding sequence ATGAATTCAGAATCCGAATACGATCTTATTATTATTGGCGCAGGACCCATCGGCCTCGCGTGTGGCATTGAGGCGGCAAAGGCGGGATTGCGCTATTGCATTTTGGAAAAGGGTTGTCTTGTCAACTCGCTCTATCACTATCCGTTGAACATGACCTTTTTTTCTACGTCCGACCGGCTGGAGATCGGCGAGGTGCCATTTGTTTCGCACGGACCCAAGCCGGTTCGCTCGGAAGCGCTGGAATATTACCGCCGGGTAGCGTCAACATGGAAGTTGCATGTCAATTTGTATGAGCCGGTGCTCTCCATTCACAACCGGCAGGGCGCGCACGAGGTCGTCACATCCAAAGGAAACTATCGCAGCGCGGCGGTGATCCTGGCGCTGGGATTTTATGATCTGCCCTATCTGCTCAACGTGCCCGGCGAGGAGTTGCCAAAAGTGAAACATTACTACGACGAGCCCCACCCCTATTACGCGCAAAAGATCGTGGTGGTAGGCGCCGCCAATTCGGCGGTGGACGTGGCTTTGGAAACTTTTCGCAAGGGCGCCGAGGTCACCATGGTGATCCGCGAAAAAACCATCCGCGAAAGCGTCAAATATTGGGTGAGGCCGGACATTGAAAACCGGATCGCCGAAGGCTCCATCACGGCCTATTTCGAGTCGGAAGTGCTGCGGATCAATCCCACCACCGTAGTCATCAAAACGCCGCAAGGCGAAAAAACGCTGGAGAACGATTTTGTGCTGGCCATGACCGGCTACCAGCCTCCTTTCGCATTTATGCGCGCGTGTGGCATCACGTTTCACGACGATGCCTTTCACACGCCCGTATACAACGAGGAGACCATGGAAACCAATGTTGAAAATCTCTACCTGGCGGGTGTTATGGTGGGAGGTTTGAAAACAAATAAATGGTTTATCGAAAATAGCCGTGTGCATGCGGTCATGATCGTGGACGCGCTGAAGAAAAAGTTTGTCCGTCTTTGA
- a CDS encoding TonB-dependent receptor: MKKILLFSFSILSAGFAFAQEAAAPSAPADTTKILNEVVVQAYVYDRPMSEVPAAVGVVSTKDLERFSNTSILPAVNTIPGVRMEERSPGSYRFSIRGSLLRSPFGVRNVKMYWNGLPLTDGGGNTYLNLIDFNAITNAEIIKGPGGSLYGAGTGGVMLLTKQIEPVPQLQFSAMAGSYGLQRYQLSASGGSDKVKASVQFAHQQSDGYRQQTAMRRDAVNADLAFKLNSKSTLSATIFYTDLFYETPGGLTKAQFEQDPSMARPTTPAAKGAVDQKAAVYNKTAYTGLVYDYAWNNRWSIKTAAYGSITDFKNPTIRNFEKRHEDNVGGRVTTQYNFDKEKWNGKISFGGEYQYFYSPVKVYDNNLGVAGNIQSDDKLKSNQLLAFAQADLELPGDLFLTLGGSMNFLKYDYASLIVTPVINQERKFDPVFSPRVALLKKLTHTLSVYGSVSKGFSPPSLAEVRPSTGNYNNSLNPERGLSYEVGIRGSALNRQVSFDLTAYDFRLDETIVIQRTPDGADYFINAGRTSQRGLEATLSWMPSLAADQTVSYLRVWGSYTYNHYRFSDYVQDGVNYSGNQLTGVAPNIGLIGVDLTVKKFYANITTSFTDDIPLNDANSEFAKSYVLVGGRIGYRTLLTKNVPFEVFCGIDNALNKTYSLGNDLNAVGGRFYNAAAPRNYYGGIRIKPLLKKGS; encoded by the coding sequence GTGAAAAAAATTCTACTCTTTAGTTTTTCGATACTCTCCGCCGGCTTTGCTTTTGCTCAGGAGGCCGCAGCCCCTTCGGCACCAGCGGATACGACAAAAATCCTGAATGAGGTGGTGGTGCAGGCCTATGTTTACGACCGGCCCATGAGTGAAGTGCCCGCCGCGGTGGGTGTTGTGTCCACCAAAGACCTCGAACGTTTTAGCAACACGTCTATTCTCCCCGCGGTGAACACCATACCCGGTGTGCGCATGGAGGAGCGGTCGCCCGGAAGCTACCGCTTTAGCATCCGGGGCAGTTTGCTTCGCTCGCCGTTTGGTGTGCGCAATGTGAAAATGTATTGGAATGGTTTGCCGTTAACGGATGGTGGCGGCAATACCTATTTGAATTTGATCGACTTCAACGCCATCACCAACGCCGAGATCATCAAGGGGCCCGGTGGAAGTTTGTATGGCGCCGGTACCGGTGGAGTAATGTTGTTGACAAAACAGATCGAGCCGGTTCCCCAGCTTCAGTTTTCAGCGATGGCAGGCAGCTATGGTTTGCAGCGTTATCAATTGTCGGCCTCCGGCGGATCGGATAAAGTGAAAGCATCGGTACAATTTGCGCATCAACAATCGGATGGATACCGGCAGCAGACGGCTATGCGCCGTGATGCGGTGAATGCGGATCTGGCATTCAAATTAAATTCAAAGAGCACGCTGTCGGCTACGATTTTTTATACGGACCTTTTTTATGAAACACCCGGTGGCCTCACGAAAGCGCAGTTCGAACAGGATCCCAGCATGGCTCGACCCACTACCCCGGCAGCGAAAGGCGCCGTGGATCAAAAGGCGGCGGTCTACAATAAAACAGCGTATACAGGACTTGTGTATGACTATGCCTGGAACAACCGCTGGTCTATAAAGACTGCGGCCTATGGCTCGATCACGGATTTCAAAAACCCCACGATCCGAAACTTCGAAAAGCGCCATGAAGACAATGTCGGTGGGCGCGTGACGACTCAATATAATTTCGACAAAGAAAAATGGAATGGAAAGATCTCCTTTGGCGGTGAGTATCAATACTTTTATTCACCTGTAAAAGTATACGACAACAACCTCGGCGTCGCGGGCAACATCCAATCGGACGACAAGTTGAAATCCAATCAGCTCCTTGCTTTTGCGCAAGCCGACCTGGAATTACCAGGCGATCTTTTTTTGACGTTGGGAGGCAGCATGAACTTTTTGAAATATGACTATGCATCGCTGATCGTCACACCGGTGATCAATCAAGAGCGCAAATTCGATCCTGTATTTTCACCGCGGGTCGCGCTGTTGAAAAAATTAACGCATACACTTTCGGTGTATGGCAGTGTGAGCAAAGGCTTCTCGCCGCCTTCCTTAGCAGAAGTACGCCCGTCGACTGGAAATTATAACAACAGCCTGAACCCCGAGCGGGGCCTCAGCTATGAAGTGGGCATACGCGGCAGCGCGCTCAATCGTCAGGTCTCCTTCGATCTGACAGCCTATGACTTCCGCCTCGATGAAACCATCGTGATCCAACGCACACCCGATGGTGCCGATTATTTTATAAACGCCGGCAGAACCTCTCAACGCGGGCTTGAAGCCACCCTTTCGTGGATGCCGTCGCTCGCGGCCGACCAAACTGTGTCCTACCTGCGCGTGTGGGGAAGCTATACGTATAATCACTATCGTTTTTCGGACTACGTACAAGACGGTGTGAATTATTCCGGCAACCAACTCACGGGCGTTGCACCCAACATCGGGCTCATCGGGGTGGATCTTACGGTGAAGAAATTCTACGCGAACATCACCACCAGCTTCACAGACGACATTCCGTTGAACGATGCCAACAGCGAGTTCGCCAAGTCCTATGTATTGGTGGGTGGCCGCATTGGTTACCGCACCCTGCTCACAAAGAATGTTCCGTTTGAGGTCTTCTGCGGCATCGACAATGCATTGAACAAGACCTATAGTCTTGGCAACGACTTGAATGCTGTGGGCGGCAGATTTTACAACGCCGCTGCGCCGCGTAATTATTATGGAGGCATTCGCATCAAGCCGCTGCTAAAGAAAGGATCGTAG
- the metK gene encoding methionine adenosyltransferase, producing the protein MPYLFTSESVSEGHPDKVADQISDALIDYFLAYDPNSKVACETLVTTGQVVLAGEVKSEAYLDVQDIAREVIRKIGYTKSEYMFEANSCGILSAIHEQSPDINQGVERKKKEDQGAGDQGMMFGYATNETDNYMPLPLDLAHALLREMATIRREGKVMTYLRPDAKSQVTIEYSDDNKPMRIDTIVVSTQHDDFAKDAVMLKQIKEDVINIVVPRIKKKLPKRVQNLFGDDINYHVNPTGKFVIGGPHGDTGLTGRKIIVDTYGGKGAHGGGAFSGKDPSKVDRSAAYATRHIAKNLVAAGVCDEVLVQVAYAIGVAQPVGLYVNTYGTAKVGQSDGEIAKRVAKIFDMRPYFIEQRFSLRTPIYAETAAYGHMGREPKVVEKIFNKGKKSEKKVKVELFPWEKLDFVDAVKKAFKIA; encoded by the coding sequence ATGCCGTATTTATTCACCTCAGAGTCCGTTTCGGAAGGGCACCCCGACAAAGTAGCCGACCAGATCTCGGACGCGCTTATTGATTACTTCTTAGCCTACGACCCCAATTCCAAGGTGGCTTGTGAAACCCTGGTAACTACCGGACAGGTCGTATTGGCCGGCGAGGTGAAATCTGAGGCATACCTGGATGTGCAGGACATCGCCCGCGAAGTGATCCGCAAGATCGGTTATACCAAAAGCGAATACATGTTCGAAGCCAATTCGTGTGGTATCCTTTCAGCTATCCACGAACAGTCGCCCGACATCAACCAGGGCGTTGAGCGCAAGAAGAAAGAAGATCAAGGCGCCGGCGACCAGGGGATGATGTTTGGTTATGCCACCAACGAAACCGACAACTACATGCCGCTGCCGTTGGACCTGGCCCATGCCCTGCTCCGCGAAATGGCCACCATCCGCAGAGAAGGCAAAGTCATGACCTACCTCCGCCCGGATGCCAAGTCGCAAGTGACGATCGAATACAGCGACGACAACAAACCCATGCGCATCGACACCATCGTGGTCTCCACCCAGCACGATGATTTTGCAAAGGATGCCGTGATGTTGAAGCAGATCAAAGAAGATGTGATCAACATCGTTGTTCCCCGCATCAAGAAAAAGCTCCCGAAACGTGTTCAAAATCTTTTTGGCGACGATATCAACTATCACGTGAACCCCACCGGCAAGTTCGTGATCGGCGGTCCCCACGGCGATACCGGTTTGACCGGCCGCAAGATCATCGTAGACACCTACGGTGGCAAAGGCGCTCACGGTGGTGGAGCCTTCTCCGGTAAAGATCCCTCTAAAGTAGACCGCTCGGCAGCCTACGCAACCCGTCACATCGCCAAGAACCTGGTTGCTGCCGGTGTATGCGACGAAGTGCTGGTGCAGGTAGCTTACGCCATCGGCGTGGCACAGCCTGTGGGCTTGTATGTGAACACCTACGGCACCGCCAAAGTGGGACAAAGCGATGGCGAGATTGCCAAGCGCGTTGCCAAGATCTTCGACATGCGTCCTTACTTCATTGAACAGCGCTTCAGCCTCAGAACTCCTATCTATGCGGAAACCGCTGCCTATGGTCACATGGGCCGCGAGCCGAAAGTGGTAGAGAAGATCTTCAACAAAGGCAAGAAGAGCGAGAAGAAAGTGAAAGTAGAATTGTTCCCCTGGGAAAAATTAGACTTTGTGGATGCGGTTAAGAAAGCTTTCAAAATAGCGTAA
- a CDS encoding S9 family peptidase, whose product MHPRLVLILVLAAFFTSAIAQKEITVEDFTTKNTFAERTVTGINWMNDGKFYSTLEGNKIVKYNIATGQPVETLLDGNQLTPALVIQQYSFSADEQKLLVLNSRESVYRRSFTAEYYVYDRTAKTLTPLSSQGRQSYATFSPDGKRVAFVRKNNVFYVDLETKTETQVTSDGQFNAIINGTTDWVYEEEFSFVEGFYWSPDGKKLAYYRFDESAVKEYDMQVWGTALYPREYKFKYPKAGEVNSSVEVWIYDLASRQKVKAALPEEKDFYIPRVKWTTHPNVLSVSTLNRLQNHFQLFHADATTGACTRVLNEKNETYVDLELLDDLIYLQNGKQFIRASESSGFKHFYLHNLDGSLVQPITTGPYEISTVVGCDEKTKTLYYTGTEASPMQRQFYSISFDGKKKTKLSAAAGTHVINMSPDFQFYLDYHNSTTQPNVVSLYQTKKNTLVKVLEKNENLSKTATEYKLAQKEFFTYKTVDGTELNGMMMKPEHFDASKKYPVLIYQYSGPGSQNVSDAFAGGHYYFHQMLTQKGYIVAVIDTRGTGGRGEAFRKITYKQLGKLELEDHIAGAKFLSGLNYVDGKRIGIWGWSYGGYMTSLAMTKGGDTFAMGIAVAPVTNWRFYDTIYTERYLQTPALNAAGYDENSPLTFAANLQGKFLLVHGTGDDNVHFQNSVAFENALVNAGKQFQSFYYPDKHHGIQGAKTRLHLYTMLVSYVVEHL is encoded by the coding sequence ATGCACCCACGTCTTGTCCTGATTCTCGTTTTGGCGGCCTTTTTTACGAGCGCAATCGCGCAAAAAGAGATCACCGTAGAAGATTTTACCACAAAAAACACCTTTGCCGAAAGAACCGTTACGGGCATCAATTGGATGAACGACGGCAAATTTTATTCGACCCTCGAGGGCAATAAGATAGTGAAATACAACATCGCCACCGGCCAACCGGTGGAGACGCTGCTGGATGGTAACCAACTCACGCCAGCGCTGGTCATCCAACAATACAGCTTTAGCGCCGATGAACAGAAGCTGCTCGTGCTCAATTCGCGCGAAAGCGTTTACCGCCGGTCGTTTACGGCGGAATATTATGTGTATGACCGGACCGCGAAAACACTAACGCCATTGTCCAGCCAAGGCCGGCAATCGTACGCCACTTTTTCGCCCGATGGAAAACGCGTGGCGTTCGTGCGAAAGAACAATGTGTTCTACGTGGACCTGGAAACCAAAACGGAAACCCAGGTGACTTCCGATGGTCAGTTTAATGCGATCATCAACGGCACCACCGACTGGGTATATGAAGAAGAATTTTCATTTGTAGAAGGTTTCTATTGGTCGCCCGATGGAAAGAAGCTGGCCTATTATCGTTTCGACGAATCGGCCGTGAAGGAATACGACATGCAGGTGTGGGGCACGGCGTTGTATCCGCGTGAATACAAGTTCAAATATCCGAAAGCCGGCGAAGTTAATTCTTCCGTGGAAGTATGGATCTATGACCTGGCCAGCCGCCAAAAAGTGAAGGCTGCTCTTCCGGAGGAAAAGGATTTTTACATTCCCCGCGTGAAATGGACAACCCATCCCAATGTTTTGTCCGTGTCGACGCTGAACCGTCTTCAAAATCATTTCCAGCTTTTTCACGCCGACGCCACTACCGGTGCGTGCACACGCGTTCTGAATGAAAAGAATGAAACGTATGTGGACTTGGAATTGCTCGACGACCTGATCTATCTGCAAAACGGCAAGCAATTCATTCGCGCCAGCGAGTCCAGCGGGTTCAAACATTTTTACCTGCATAACCTGGATGGATCGCTTGTGCAGCCCATCACCACGGGGCCCTATGAAATTTCCACCGTCGTGGGATGTGATGAAAAAACAAAGACGTTGTATTACACGGGCACGGAAGCTTCGCCGATGCAGCGCCAATTTTATTCTATTTCGTTCGATGGAAAAAAGAAAACAAAGCTTTCCGCAGCGGCCGGCACACACGTGATCAACATGAGTCCCGACTTTCAATTTTATCTCGACTATCACAACAGCACGACGCAGCCGAATGTGGTGAGCCTGTATCAAACGAAAAAGAACACGCTGGTGAAAGTCTTGGAGAAGAACGAGAACTTGTCAAAAACTGCCACAGAGTACAAACTGGCGCAAAAAGAATTCTTCACCTACAAGACCGTGGACGGCACAGAATTGAACGGTATGATGATGAAGCCCGAGCATTTCGATGCATCCAAAAAATATCCGGTCTTAATTTACCAATACAGCGGCCCGGGTTCACAGAACGTGAGCGATGCGTTTGCCGGCGGTCATTATTATTTCCACCAAATGCTAACACAAAAGGGCTACATCGTGGCTGTCATCGACACGCGGGGTACAGGTGGCCGGGGAGAGGCTTTCCGGAAAATTACTTACAAGCAACTCGGCAAGCTGGAACTGGAGGATCACATCGCCGGGGCAAAATTTCTCTCGGGTCTGAATTATGTCGACGGCAAACGCATCGGCATTTGGGGATGGAGCTATGGCGGCTACATGACCTCCCTGGCGATGACCAAAGGCGGCGACACTTTTGCGATGGGCATTGCCGTGGCGCCGGTGACCAACTGGCGTTTTTATGACACGATCTACACCGAGCGCTACCTCCAAACTCCGGCCCTCAACGCGGCCGGCTATGACGAAAACTCTCCCCTGACCTTCGCCGCAAATCTGCAGGGAAAATTCCTGCTGGTTCACGGCACGGGCGACGACAACGTGCACTTCCAAAACTCCGTCGCCTTCGAAAATGCGCTGGTCAATGCGGGCAAACAATTCCAGTCGTTCTACTACCCCGACAAGCACCATGGCATCCAGGGAGCAAAGACGCGCCTGCATTTGTATACCATGCTCGTCAGCTACGTTGTGGAACATCTCTAA
- a CDS encoding fructosamine kinase family protein: MLTEVPSEVQQAVSAFLQTTMPSVALKDFSFVSGGCINSAGKLKTTAGDFFLKWNLAGKYPRMFENERSGLQHLRQPAVIDIPEVLTAGQAGSFQFILMEFIAKAPIAKRYWEMLGERLAQLHRVTAARFGLDHDNYIGSLPQSNAQHDAWIDFFIHERLGPQLQLAYNTHRIDPSWLHAFEGLYPKLRSLLSDEKPALLHGDLWSGNLMVNEKGEPCLVDPAVYFGHREMEWAMTKLFGGFHEAFYASYHQAFPLQPGYDDREDIYTLYPLLVHLNLFGASYKLSLDSILRKYS; this comes from the coding sequence ATGTTGACAGAAGTTCCATCGGAGGTTCAACAGGCGGTGAGCGCCTTTCTGCAAACCACGATGCCTTCTGTAGCGTTGAAAGATTTTTCGTTTGTGAGCGGGGGCTGCATCAACAGCGCTGGCAAGTTGAAAACCACTGCGGGTGATTTCTTCCTGAAATGGAATCTGGCCGGCAAGTATCCGCGCATGTTTGAAAACGAGCGAAGCGGACTGCAACACCTTCGCCAACCAGCCGTGATCGATATCCCGGAAGTACTCACCGCAGGACAGGCCGGTTCTTTTCAATTTATTCTGATGGAATTCATCGCCAAAGCACCCATTGCAAAACGGTATTGGGAAATGCTCGGCGAAAGACTGGCACAACTGCATCGCGTCACAGCCGCCCGGTTTGGGTTGGACCACGACAATTACATCGGATCACTTCCCCAAAGCAACGCACAACACGACGCCTGGATCGATTTCTTTATTCATGAACGACTGGGGCCGCAATTGCAACTTGCCTACAACACCCATCGCATAGACCCATCGTGGCTCCACGCTTTTGAAGGCCTCTATCCCAAGCTTCGTTCCCTGCTCTCGGATGAAAAGCCGGCGCTGCTACACGGCGATCTCTGGAGTGGCAACCTGATGGTAAATGAAAAAGGGGAACCGTGTCTGGTTGATCCGGCCGTATATTTCGGTCACCGCGAAATGGAATGGGCCATGACAAAACTTTTCGGAGGTTTCCACGAAGCGTTCTACGCATCCTATCACCAGGCCTTTCCCTTGCAACCTGGCTACGACGACCGTGAGGATATTTACACCCTGTATCCTTTACTCGTGCACCTCAATTTGTTTGGTGCATCCTATAAACTTTCGCTCGATAGCATTCTGCGAAAATATAGCTGA
- a CDS encoding ABC transporter permease — protein MFRNNFRVAFRSLLKNKVYSLINIAGLSIGMAVFVLILLYIQHERTFDQFHTNKDRIFRIQQDRFNRGERTLHSVTGCYAAGPAIKASFPEVEDYVALHKVEPIIAYKGEGFKEENTCFATDKFFKYFSFHLLEGVDTLVLKEPHTAVVSRSFAKRVFKNEDPIGKTLSFRGTYDFDVTGVFEDMPENSQMKFDLMISYPTLEQHPYKGVLDLPWQYDGIMTYLVLRNGASAAELEAKFPDFIMANTGTWLEETDQKMTWQLQPLTSIHLYSDFDHELEQNGDYHNIEYLTVVAIFILVIAWFNYISLATAKSLERAKEVGIRKVLGSYRIQLVGQFLLESIFLNLAAGVLACFIVYAMLPTFNNLMSTHVTLSLLRPEFWWIMAGILFGGSFASGMYPAFFLSTFKPSLILNGNFTTSSSGRWVRRGMVMIPFITAIILVSCLYIIFSQISFLRKQQLGFDVTQRLVIRDSEIYDSLADQRIATYKSEMMRIPGVKANTFLNVVPGDHILYSANGVRRVKDDDTKSYQYQRMWVDENFVDVLDLRLLAGRNFTQKSIPRKTLFVNERALSTLGFEKPEDAIDEKILFMDDTATIIGVVNDFHHESPRDPILPVIYAYRPEGGLFYLIKIETAQAQPVVQKLETLFKQVFPGQPFSYYFLDEKYNRQYKRDIQFGELIGFFSTLLVLVTALGLFGLSAYMASVRTREIGIRKVLGATERGIVLLLCREYLILIFLATCIAIPAAWYAMDNWLNNFAIKVEINLWMFALPTLLLLLITLLTISFQTLRAALSNPVDALRHE, from the coding sequence GTGTTCCGTAACAATTTCAGGGTGGCTTTTCGAAGCTTACTCAAAAATAAGGTTTATTCGCTCATCAACATCGCCGGACTTTCCATCGGCATGGCGGTGTTTGTGCTCATCCTTCTCTACATTCAACACGAGCGCACCTTCGACCAGTTCCACACCAACAAAGACCGCATCTTCCGCATCCAGCAAGATCGTTTCAACCGTGGCGAGCGCACGCTGCATTCGGTAACGGGCTGCTATGCGGCAGGCCCCGCCATAAAAGCCTCTTTCCCCGAAGTGGAAGACTATGTGGCCCTCCACAAAGTGGAACCCATCATCGCCTACAAAGGTGAAGGCTTCAAAGAAGAAAACACCTGCTTTGCTACCGATAAATTTTTCAAATATTTTTCATTCCACCTGCTAGAGGGCGTCGACACGCTTGTGCTCAAGGAACCACACACGGCGGTGGTGTCGCGCTCGTTTGCAAAACGGGTTTTTAAAAACGAAGATCCCATAGGCAAGACGTTAAGCTTCCGAGGCACCTACGACTTCGATGTGACCGGCGTGTTTGAAGACATGCCCGAAAACTCGCAGATGAAGTTCGACCTCATGATCTCCTATCCCACGTTGGAGCAACATCCTTACAAGGGAGTGCTCGATCTACCGTGGCAATACGACGGCATCATGACCTATCTCGTGTTGCGCAACGGCGCCAGTGCAGCCGAATTGGAAGCCAAGTTCCCGGACTTCATCATGGCCAACACCGGCACGTGGCTGGAAGAGACCGACCAGAAGATGACCTGGCAACTTCAACCACTCACCAGCATCCACCTGTACTCGGATTTCGATCACGAGCTGGAACAAAACGGCGACTATCACAACATTGAATACCTCACGGTAGTGGCTATTTTTATCCTGGTCATCGCATGGTTCAACTACATCAGCCTGGCCACGGCCAAATCGCTGGAGCGCGCCAAGGAAGTGGGCATTCGAAAAGTGCTGGGGAGCTACCGGATCCAACTGGTTGGGCAATTTTTACTGGAGTCTATATTTCTAAACCTGGCGGCGGGCGTGCTGGCGTGTTTTATTGTGTATGCCATGCTGCCTACGTTCAACAACCTGATGAGCACGCACGTAACGCTATCGTTGCTGCGCCCGGAATTTTGGTGGATCATGGCGGGGATTCTTTTTGGCGGAAGCTTCGCGTCGGGAATGTATCCTGCTTTTTTTCTCAGCACATTCAAGCCGTCGCTTATCCTGAACGGAAACTTCACCACGTCGAGTTCGGGGCGGTGGGTGCGCCGCGGCATGGTAATGATACCCTTCATTACGGCCATTATTCTGGTGAGCTGTTTGTATATTATTTTTAGCCAGATCAGCTTTCTGCGCAAACAACAGCTGGGATTTGATGTGACCCAAAGGTTGGTGATCCGCGATTCGGAGATCTACGACTCACTGGCAGACCAGCGCATTGCGACCTACAAAAGTGAGATGATGCGCATTCCCGGTGTGAAAGCCAACACGTTTTTGAACGTGGTGCCGGGCGACCACATTTTATACTCGGCCAACGGTGTGCGCCGGGTCAAAGACGATGACACCAAGTCGTATCAATACCAGCGCATGTGGGTGGATGAAAATTTTGTCGACGTGCTCGATCTCCGGTTGCTCGCGGGCCGGAACTTCACCCAGAAGAGCATCCCGCGCAAAACGCTTTTTGTGAACGAACGAGCCCTGTCTACGCTGGGCTTCGAGAAGCCAGAGGACGCCATCGATGAGAAAATTCTTTTTATGGACGACACGGCCACCATCATCGGGGTGGTGAACGACTTTCATCATGAGTCGCCGCGCGATCCGATACTCCCCGTCATCTATGCCTACCGGCCCGAAGGCGGGTTGTTCTATCTGATCAAGATCGAAACCGCCCAAGCCCAGCCGGTGGTGCAAAAATTGGAAACGCTTTTCAAACAGGTTTTCCCCGGCCAGCCTTTCAGCTATTATTTCCTGGATGAAAAATATAACCGCCAATACAAACGCGACATACAATTTGGAGAGCTGATCGGATTTTTCTCCACGCTGCTGGTCCTTGTCACGGCCTTGGGCCTCTTTGGATTATCGGCCTACATGGCGTCGGTACGGACCCGGGAGATTGGCATTCGCAAAGTGTTGGGCGCCACCGAGCGGGGCATTGTGTTGTTGCTCTGCCGCGAATACCTGATCCTGATTTTTTTGGCCACCTGCATCGCCATCCCTGCGGCTTGGTATGCGATGGACAATTGGCTTAACAATTTTGCGATCAAGGTGGAGATCAACCTTTGGATGTTTGCGCTGCCAACCTTATTGCTGTTGCTCATCACGCTATTGACCATCAGTTTCCAAACGTTGCGGGCGGCCCTGTCGAACCCGGTGGATGCGTTGCGTCACGAATAG